The following nucleotide sequence is from Mobula birostris isolate sMobBir1 chromosome 15, sMobBir1.hap1, whole genome shotgun sequence.
ccctcttccaaatcatcaatgtaaatggtaaacagctgtgggcccagtaccgacccctgcggcatcccactcaccactgactgccaaccggagaaacacccacttATACCAACTCCCTACCTTCTATtcgttaaccaatccactatccatgccaatacacttcctccaactccatgcatccatatcttatttataagtgtcttgtgcagcaccttattgaacgccttctggaaatccgagTATATGACACCCACCTGTTCcgctctatccactgcactcattatgtcttcAAAAAATTACAGTAGGTTTGTCAAAGAGGAGCTGTCCTTTCTGAATCCGTGCTGCGTCTGTCTAAcagaaccactcctttctaaatgttttgctatttcttcctcaatgacagcttcaagcattttcccaactacagatattAAGCTAACTAATCTATAGTCGCCTGTCTTTTGTCTACATCCTTTTtgaaaaagtggcgtgacatttgctgtctttcaatccgccgggacctgcccagattCTAGAGAATGTCGGTAAGTGATTACCAACACGTCTACTATAACTTTCCGCAATTCCCTcagcatcccatcaggaccaggggaattctctaccttcaggccctctagtttgctcatcactatccctttagtgacagtgattttttCGAGGTCCTCATCTCCCATTTCACTCATAACAACATTCTTTGGCATGTTtgatgtgtcctccaccgtgaagacggACACAAAAACTTTTGCTACCTGCTTTCATATTttttgctaatttactttcatactccatCTTCCCTTaattcttgtttagttgttctttgttgcttcttAAAGTATTcctaatcctccagtctcccactgctcttgactttgtacacatgagcttttaatttgataccactgtatctttctttccttggttatccaaggctggctctcctcacacttactgtccttgaCTGGAATATAcgtttgttgagcactgtgaaaaatctctttgaaagtattccactgttcctcaactgtcctcccaaatagcctgtgctcccaatccacattagcaaactcctccctcatcctgttgtagtctccttTATTCAAGCATAATACAGTAGTTCTAGATCAAACTATTTCATCTTCCATCTGTATGCCTTTGATCCATAAAAGATCATAAATGATGCAGGGGTATTCCTTAAATTACCACCATTGCTGAAATTATACCTGAATCATTCTCCCAGTGCATTTATGGACCTCTCGCCTTACACCATTGGAACTCTCTTCCCTCATTTGGACACTGGTTTCAGCCCTGAGTTCATTCTCCTCAGAATGAACCTGAAACTCTACATTGCTGTGATCTCTCATCCACAGGTGTTGGTGAACTATTgagattggaattggaattggaattggttcacATGTCCTGACGTACAGTGAAGGGTTTGACTTGCATAATGCTCATATAGATAAACCCATTAGACACCAAGATAATACAAGGTAAAACATCAgtggaatgcagaataaagtgtaacagttagagagaaagtgcagtgtaggcagaTAATAGTTCATGAGAGCAATATTCAATTTTATCACACTATGgaacccttaataatcttataaccTGAGATAGAATCTGTCTTTTAGCCAGAAGACACGTGTTCATGTGTTTTTTGCATTCTGTCTGACGAGAGGGGAAGGACAGAGTGTATCTGTATGGGAAGGGTCTTCCTGCTTTAGTAAGACAACGAGAGGTACCAAccgagtccatggagaggaggcaTATTTACGTAATCTGCTGATCTGTGTTCACAACTCACTGACGTTTCTTGGAGTTATGGGCAGAACAGGGCCACGTCCAGCCATGATGCATCCCTGTGGTGCATTGATAGAAATTTGGAAGAATCAACAGGAAATTCCCAATTTCTTTGGCTTTCCAAGGAAGTAGTGAGTTTTCCTGGCCGTGATGTCTATGTGGTTTGACCAGGCCAGACTGATGTTGATTCTCACTCCTAACAATGTAATACGCTCAACCCTCTCAACCATAATACCATTGGTGTAGACAGGAGCTGGTGTGTTACCACCTCCACCCTGCACCCCACACTCCTCAGGTCACTGACCAGCcattttgttttgctgttattgaAGGAAAGGAGTTATCGTAACACGATGTTACTTGGCTCCCTATGCCCTTCCTGTACTACAGATACAGAAAGCTTCAGATACTTcagatactttgatttatgaaggtcaatgtgttgaaagttttctttacaaccctatctgacACTGACATcaatttcaatgaattatggacctatattcccagatctctttgttctgtgacactattcagtgccctacctttcaccaaatgcgtcctggtcatccactgtgacTAGTCCCAtttccagccatctcgactctgtcttgccattggatccagatgggaattgggaagagagagtgaggctgacgctgcgcaactctccctcacttaaatccaagtcacgcgctagtctcgacaccatcaatagcGGTGTCGAGGTCATCATCGacgtacgatggacgaacaacaacaacctttcaccatGTAACACCTACCCAGGttggtgcaacacctcatacttgtctgcattaaattccatctgcctttttcaGCATACTTTTCCAGAtaatccagatcccactgcaagctctgatagtcttcatGTCTGTTTGGTACtctcttagtgtcatctgcaaatttgctcatccagttaatgacattatcatccaaatcattgcacCAGTCCTTGCAGCActacactagtcacagacctccagtcagagagggaaacaactactaccgctctctggcttctcccacagagccaCTGTCTAATCCAAtatactatctcatcttgaatgccgagcgactgaaccttcttgacaaaCCTCCATTGTGGaaatttgtcaaatgccttgctaaagttcatgtagacaacatccatgaccttgccttcatcaaccttcctggtaagttcttcaaaaaattccatgagtttagaaaaacctacagcacaatacaggcccctcagcccacaatgctgtgctgaacatgtacataCTTCAGAAATGACCGAGGGTTATCCTTAGCACTCTATTTTActaagtttcatgcctctgattatccacacgagcaatgcctctcatcaccttatacacctctatcaggtcatctctcatcctccgtcgctcgaaggcgaaaaggccaagttcactcaacctattctaataaggcatgctccccaacccaggcaacatccttataaacctactctgcaccctttctttagtttccacatccttcctgtcgggaggtgagcagaactgagcacagtattccaaatggtgTCTGAACCAGTTagctgtaactgtaacattatttcttggctcttgtactcaatcccacggttgatgaaggccaatgtatcatATACCTTACCACAGAATCAACCAGTACAGCAGATTTGAGTGTcatatggactcagaccccaagatccctctgatcctccacactgccaagaatcttaccctTGTCAGtatctccagttgaactttgtttTTTTGAGTGTTTTTCCCCTGGCCGTCAtgctgtggttttgtattgccatgtgctcttgtttgctttcatgccccatgtgctcctgtccccaccctTGCTCTACTCTGggccctgtattactgagtacgcCGTCTCTCACCTGTATCTCatcattacctgttttgctgccacttctgtctcattgtgcttcacctatcatctgcctctctgtttattgctcagtgtatttcagtcctgtgttttcacctgtttgttgccagattgtgccagtgagttttcctgagcctttccagcatttgtatctctactctgtctgtctgaatacccaccctgcctgtttcccgattctggtttttggatttctctggaatttttgatctctGATTGTTGACACTGACTTTGTAGCCCCTCTGGATTTACTAgtcagtaaatatcacagtgcacacagtacttggtctgcaaTTGAGTCACTGCTTCAGTGCCCTGAtacttccagaggaccaattttgtcccttgctatccctaTGCTCTTAACAAATCTGTAGAATggcttaggattctcctttacctggtctgctagagcaacctcatgactCCTGATTTCTTTGTTAAGTGTATAcaaatacaagctttgtactctcaaatttCCACCGTTGAAGGCCTCACACTTACCAAGTCCATCTTTGTCAGAAAGCAGCCTGTCTGAATCcaggtcctttctgataccatcagaattggcctttctccaatataCAATCTCATcccatggaccagacctaccttttccatatttattttcaaactaatggcattatgatcactagatgcaaagtggtCCCCTgcataaacttctgtcacctgccatctcattccctaatagcagaccAAATATTGCACATTGCCTTGTTgggactattggaaacattcctaaacacatttgacaaactctattccatctggTACATTCCATctggtggctgacaagagaaattagggatagtatcaattccaaagaagaagcatacaaattagcaagaaaaagtggctcacctgaggactgggagaaattcagagttcagcagaggaggacaaagggcttaattaggaaggggaaaaaagattatgagagaaaactggcagggaacataaaaactgactgtaaaagcttttatagatatgtaaaaaggaaaagactggtaaagacaaatgtaggtcccctgcagacagaaacaggtgaattgattatggggagcaaggacatggcagaccaattgaataattactttggttctgtcttcactaaggaggacataaataatcttccagaaatagtaggggacagagggtccagtgagatggaggaactgagcgaaatacatgttagtagggaagtggtgttaggtaaattgaagggattgaaggcagataaatccccagggccagatggtctgcatcctagagtgcttaaggaagtagcccaagaaatagtggatgcattagtgataatttttcaaaactcgttagattctggactagttcctgaggattggagggtggctaatgtaaccccactttttaaaaaaggagggagagagaaaccgaggaattatagaccggtttgcctaacgtcagtggtggggaaactgctggagtcagttatcaaagatgtgataacagcacatttggaaagtggtgaaatcatcggacaaagtcagcatgcatttgtgaaaggaaaatcatgtctgacgaatctcatagaattttttgaggatgtaactagtagagtagataggggagaaccagtggatgtggtatatttggattttcaaaaggcttttgacaaggtcccacacaggagattagtgtgcaaacttaaagcacatggtattgggggtaaggtattgatgtggatagagaattggttggcagactggaagcaaagagtgggaataaacgggaccttttcagaatggcaggtggtgactagtggggtaccgcaaggctcagtgctgggaccccagttgtttacaatatatattaatgacttggatgagggaattaaatgcagcatctccaagtttgcggatgacacgaagctgggtggcagtgttagctgtgaggaggatgctaagaggatgcagagtgacttggataggttgggtgagtgggcaaattcatggcagatgcaatttaatgtggataagtttgaagttatccaccttggtggcaaaaataggaaaacagattattatctgaatggtggccgattaggaaaaggggagttgcaacgagacctgggtgtcattatacaccagtcattgaaaatgggcatgcaggtacagcaggcggtgaaaagggaaaatggtatgctggcatttatagcgagaggattcgagtaccgcagcagggaggtactattgcagttgtacaaggctttggtgagaccacacctgcagtattgtgtgcagttttggtcccctaatctgaggaaagacatccttgccatagagggagtacaaagaaggttcaccagattgattcctgggatggcaggactttcatatgaagaaagactggatgaactgggcttgtactcgttggaatttagaagattgaggggggatctgattgaaacgtataaaatcctaaagggattggacaggctagatgcaggaagattgttcctgatgttggggaagtccagaacgaggggtcacagtttgaggataaaggggaagccttttaggactgagattaggagaaacttcttcacacagagagtggtgaatctgtggaattctctgccacaggaaacagttgaggccagttcattggctatatttaagagggagttagatatggcccttgtggctacggggatcagggggtatggtgggaaggctggggcagggttcttagttggatgatcagccatgatcataataaatggcggtgcaggctcaaagggacgaatggcctactcctgcacctattttctatgtttctatgtttctatttacagTGTAGGAGTCTCAGTCAACATATAATAGAAATAATTTGATAAATATATTTAACACATGAATCCCACTTAGGGTTAATAAGAAATCACGTAGTaaaagttgaaagtaaaattgATTATCAGGGTACAGACATGTCACCACaaacaaccctgaggttctttatTTGTGGTCATactaacaaatctatagaacagtaactgtaaacaggatctataaactgtaaatatcTGTGGgctaggtaaccctaggtaatttctcaggtgagGACGTGTTCGGCAGAGCTtcgtgggccgaggggcctgtattgtgctgtgggtttccttcagaacctgtcagcaaactgtgcaaatgcagatataaataaatagccatAAAAGCAAGCATGAACGAACATGGTaagagagtccttaaatgagtatagttatccctttagtttaagagcctgatggttgacaggtagtaactgttcattaaacctggtgatgtgagtctttAGTCACTTGTACCTTGTacctgatggcatcagtgagaaaagagcattgcctgggtggtgaCTGATCTTTGGTGTCCGATGCTGTTttcctacagcaatgtttcatgtcgatgtgttcagtgggtgggagggttttacccaggATGCACTGGGCCAAATCTGCTAccttttgtcggattttccacTCCAGGGCCACTACCAGGCCATAGTGCTCCCAGTCAGCACACCACCCACCACAcctctatagaaatttgccaaggtgtttttttagattagattatgaggacacgcagtcctcttttatcctcccctcttctcctcctcctcagacATACCAAAATGCTGCAGGCTCCCAAGGAACCAGAGGcattgtcatgctttctttgctatTGTACTTATATGATGTGTCCAGGACAGCCGTTCtgagatagagacacccagaAATTGAGAGTtattgaccttctccacctctgatcctccaatgagtactggctcatggagctctggtttcACTCtcctggtcttactgacattgagtgagagcttGATATTATACCATTCAGCCTAATTTTCAATCTTCTTCCTGaaagctgattcatcaccacctttgagaCAGCCCAAAACAgggctgtcatcagcaaacatgtatatggtgttggagctgtccttagacacacagtcataggtgtaaagcgaataGAGAAGGCaactaagtacacatccctgcagtgctcctgtgctgatggagattatggaggagccaatccaaactgactgggatctacaaTCCAGGACCAAATTGTACAAGGGATCATTGAGGAGCAGTTCTTAGAGTTTACTTATTAGTTCTGACGGGTTGATATAGTCATGGTTAAGTAATTCTGTCCATGAGATGGCAGACTAGCTGAGAGAAAATGCAGGACACTGGGCAAGAAGCCACCAGAATATTTTCAATGAAAAGCTTGCCTCCTTTCACACTACTGTATGTTCTGCAAGAAGAGCCCTTTTCCAGGATTGTTACAGAGAACAGCAGCGATTCAAGAATATTGTTCTCAACTACAACCCAACTGTTAAACTATGTTCCAATCATCAATGCCCCAGTCGAGCATCTGGCACAAAATCTGAGGAATTTACAATATCTTTAAATCAACAAAATTACTCTATAGCTACATACTGGTAACTTCTATAACCAAACTCATAACTCCACACATGCAAACACCCCTCCCTTATTTTACATTCTAGCCCTGTATTCTTCTTGTCTGCTCCTTCCAGGATATTCACTCTTTTTACAGTTGAAACACTTTCCTTGATCAACAGTTAAACATTCCATTGTCAGGTGCACCACCCCATGTCATGCCTGAAACCTCGAGTCTAGTACACTGAAAACCTCTTACCCTCTTATTCCCACCTTCTACCTATACAGTGTCACAGGTGCACAGGGTGGTGACGAATGCTTGTAGACTATTTGAGCTGACAAGTTACTGTATCTCACATTTGGACAAGTCATTGATGAGACCACGctcggagtattgtgtccaggttTGGTagtcctgttataggaaagatactgttAAACAGGACAGATTGCAGGGAACGGAAGATCTGTGAAGATGCTAACAGAATTCGAGCACCTGCGATACAGGAACTGGTTGGGTAGGCAAGGACTTTATTGTTAAGAATTCGGGAGATCGAGGCATGATCTTATAGAGAAGTAAAAAATAATAAAGAGCACAAAAATCATGTGCAGAACGCAAAAAGATATTCCTCAGAGTAAGACAACTAAAATGGAGAGGGTATAGATGTAAGGTGAGAGAGTATCCTTGAGAAGGATCTGAGTTGTAACTCCGCCATCAGCTGCCAAAGGTTTCATTGATGTCTGCACGACTCTTAAAGACTTCGGATAAGCAAATGGTTCGGAAGCATTCAGAAAAATACAGTCCAATCGCGACGAATGGGACTAGGTCGATGGTCAGTATGGTAAGGTCGAGATggactgaagtgcctgtttcttgTTGAATGACCGAATGAGTCCGACAGTCTCATCAGCCAATCCCTCCAGGATTTCCTCCCTGAGTAGTGCAGTAATCTTCCCATCAGGAGTGCCATGTCCGCTCCGTCACGCCTGGAATTTCTATACCCTGGGACATTGAATCGCCAGCCCTGTACTTCACTCAACCAACTTTCCTTGATTGCAACAATATTATCATCCCATGTGCTGGTCCGCTGTCTCGAACCGGCTGATCTTGCACTTTCAGCCATATCCCAGTGCACGGGGAGAACTCATGCAATGGAAAGGGGCTGTTGTATTTCAACTTTCTCTTCCCCTCTGAATCGGATGTGGGATTGCCTGAAAGAATTCAGAGGCGCCAGTACGAAGAATGACAGTCCCAGGAAGTTAAAGAACGCCTTTAAAGCTTAACCACCGAACGGCCATTCGGAGAATTCCTGTACTTCACTTTTTATGGAACAGCGGAGCAGTGGCCAGTGCTGGTGTTTGCGGGACTTTCCAGACAAGCGCTAAATTGATGGGTATGACTGCTGCCAGCACCCTTTATAAAGCAGAATATGAGAGCTGGTGCATCACACGGTCATCAATTCCACCCTGGTAAAGGACAAGATGAAGGCAGCGCTCTGCGTGGTCCCAATTTTGGCAGCTCTGTGGATCTGCTGTTTCAAGCAGGCTGCACCCGGCCCAGGTAAGAGAGTTTCCTTATTCCCACTATTCCACACCCAATCCCGACAATGAACCGTGATCAGCTCTCCCCGCGTCCCATCGGTTGGTGGTGGTATTGAACGGCTCAGAGTGGAATGATTCTCTTGGAGAGAGGGTCGAGAATGGCAGTCAGCAAAAgggaatggaagggtcataagATCGGTGGAGGAATGGCGTAGAGTCGTTTAAATGAAGGACGGATTTACACTGTAAAATGTCTTGGGGGGAAACGGCCTTCATGTGCGAGGCAGAGCGTTCGCGTTGGTTAGAGTGGGCTGAGATATCCAGCAGTATCTAACTATTTGTTTTTCATTCTCCGTCAGCCGCAATCGTAACGCTAGAATGCTGTGAGACGTTTAAGACAACGCCCATTTCTCACAGGAGGCTTAAGAGTTACAAGGAAGCTCCCTTGTGCCCGACACCTGCCGTCATGTAAGTGTTTCAACGTGCATCTGCAGAGTGTTTGAACAATGTTTAATGACTCTCCCGTAATCGCCACTGTTTGTTCTGTTTCAGATTCACCAACAGGAAGAATATGAAGATTTGCACTATGGCCAGTGCGGAATGGGTTAAAGCTGCAGTGAAGTACCTGGACAGGAAAGACCAGGGTGGCAGAGACTAAGTGAAATCTTCACACTTCATCAAGCTCTCAAGAGCTAATTTTCAACGTGGGTTCAATTCTTCCCGGCCCCCGAGTGGAGGTGAAACGTCAGCATCGACTCCAGAAATTGACCCAGTGAAGGAGGAGAGCTGAGTTTGAATCATATTCACAGTTTAGAGTTAAAGCTGTGTCGGAATGGTTCATTCAGAGGGCAGGTTAGGACCCGGTGCGTTGTAGTGTTATAAACCACACGATGTTAACTGGATCTCTATCGCGAGTTGTCTGGAGTTGTTatattgattagattagattatgaggacacgcagtcctctttt
It contains:
- the LOC140210217 gene encoding monocyte chemotactic protein 1B-like, with the translated sequence MKAALCVVPILAALWICCFKQAAPGPAAIVTLECCETFKTTPISHRRLKSYKEAPLCPTPAVIFTNRKNMKICTMASAEWVKAAVKYLDRKDQGGRD